A stretch of the Polynucleobacter tropicus genome encodes the following:
- the groL gene encoding chaperonin GroEL (60 kDa chaperone family; promotes refolding of misfolded polypeptides especially under stressful conditions; forms two stacked rings of heptamers to form a barrel-shaped 14mer; ends can be capped by GroES; misfolded proteins enter the barrel where they are refolded when GroES binds) codes for MAAKDVVFGDSARTKMVEGVNILANAVKTTLGPKGRNVVIERSFGGPTVTKDGVSVAKEIELKDKLQNMGAQMVKEVASKTADIAGDGTTTATVLAQSIVREGMKYVVSGHNPMDLKRGIDKAVTAAIGELAKISKPCTTTKEIAQVGSISANSDHSIGQRIAEAMEKVGKEGVITVEDGKSLDDELEVVEGMQFDRGYLSPYFINQPEKQVAVLDNPYVLLFDKKIANIRDLLPVLEQVAKSGRPLLIIAEDVEGEALATLVVNNIRGIIKTCAVKAPGFGDRRKAMLEDIAILTGGTVIAEEIGLTLEKTTLEHLGQAKRIEVGKENTIIIDGAGDAKAIEARVKNIRVQIEEATSDYDKEKLQERVAKLAGGVAVIRVGAATEVEMKEKKARVDDALHATRAAVEEGIVPGGGVALIRAMQGIKGLKGDNADQDAGISIVLRAMQEPLRTIVSNAGEDAGVVVNAVQESKGNNGYNAASGEYGDLVAQGVIDPTKVTKTALVNAASVAGLLLTTDCAISEAPKEESAGGGMPDMGGMGGMGGMGGMM; via the coding sequence ATGGCAGCAAAAGACGTTGTATTTGGAGATAGCGCTCGTACCAAGATGGTCGAGGGTGTCAATATTCTTGCGAACGCAGTAAAAACAACTCTCGGACCAAAAGGTCGTAACGTTGTTATCGAGCGTTCATTTGGTGGCCCAACCGTTACTAAAGACGGTGTGTCTGTAGCAAAAGAAATCGAACTTAAAGATAAGTTGCAAAACATGGGCGCACAGATGGTTAAGGAAGTTGCTTCCAAGACTGCTGATATCGCCGGTGACGGTACAACAACCGCTACAGTTTTGGCGCAATCTATTGTTCGCGAAGGCATGAAGTATGTTGTATCAGGCCATAACCCAATGGACCTCAAGCGTGGTATCGATAAGGCTGTAACTGCTGCTATCGGCGAACTTGCCAAGATCAGCAAGCCTTGCACAACTACTAAAGAAATTGCTCAAGTAGGCTCTATCTCTGCAAATAGCGACCATAGCATTGGTCAGCGCATTGCAGAGGCGATGGAAAAAGTAGGTAAAGAAGGTGTAATCACCGTTGAAGACGGCAAGTCTTTGGATGATGAGTTAGAAGTAGTAGAAGGTATGCAGTTTGATCGTGGCTACCTCTCTCCATATTTCATTAACCAGCCTGAGAAACAAGTTGCTGTATTGGATAACCCATATGTGCTCTTGTTTGACAAAAAGATCGCTAACATCCGTGATTTGCTCCCAGTTCTTGAGCAAGTTGCAAAATCTGGTCGTCCATTGCTAATCATTGCTGAGGATGTTGAAGGTGAAGCCTTGGCAACTTTGGTTGTAAACAATATCCGCGGCATTATCAAAACTTGTGCTGTTAAGGCCCCAGGTTTTGGTGACCGTCGTAAGGCGATGCTCGAAGATATCGCAATCTTGACTGGCGGTACTGTTATCGCTGAAGAAATTGGCCTCACACTCGAGAAAACTACTCTTGAGCACCTCGGTCAAGCGAAGCGTATCGAAGTAGGTAAAGAGAACACCATCATCATTGATGGCGCTGGCGATGCTAAAGCAATCGAAGCACGCGTTAAGAACATTCGTGTACAGATTGAAGAAGCTACTAGCGACTACGACAAAGAAAAATTGCAAGAGCGTGTTGCCAAGTTGGCAGGCGGTGTTGCGGTGATTCGTGTTGGCGCTGCTACTGAAGTTGAGATGAAAGAGAAGAAAGCTCGTGTTGATGACGCATTGCATGCAACTCGCGCGGCTGTGGAAGAAGGCATTGTTCCTGGTGGTGGCGTAGCATTGATTCGTGCAATGCAAGGTATCAAAGGTTTGAAGGGCGATAACGCTGATCAAGACGCCGGTATCAGTATCGTATTGCGTGCTATGCAAGAGCCACTACGTACTATCGTGAGCAACGCTGGTGAAGATGCTGGTGTGGTTGTTAATGCTGTGCAAGAAAGCAAAGGCAATAACGGTTACAACGCAGCTTCTGGTGAGTACGGTGATCTCGTAGCACAGGGTGTTATTGACCCAACTAAGGTTACAAAAACTGCATTAGTGAATGCTGCGTCCGTTGCTGGCCTGTTGTTGACAACCGATTGCGCAATCTCCGAAGCACCAAAAGAAGAATCTGCTGGTGGCGGTATGCCTGATATGGGTGGTATGGGCGGCATGGGTGGTATGGGCGGCATGATGTAA
- a CDS encoding co-chaperone GroES encodes MNLRPLHDRVIIKRLDQESKTASGIIIPDAAAEKPDQGEVLAVGPGKRDDSGKLNAPDVKVGDRVLFGKYAGQTVKVDNEELIVMREDDIMAVVQK; translated from the coding sequence ATGAATTTGCGTCCTTTACATGATCGCGTAATCATCAAGCGTTTGGATCAAGAATCAAAAACAGCCTCTGGAATCATCATCCCGGATGCGGCTGCAGAAAAGCCTGATCAAGGTGAAGTATTGGCAGTTGGTCCAGGCAAGCGCGATGACAGTGGCAAATTAAATGCACCAGACGTCAAAGTTGGCGATCGCGTGTTGTTTGGTAAGTATGCTGGCCAAACTGTAAAAGTTGATAACGAAGAGCTCATCGTGATGCGTGAAGACGACATCATGGCTGTTGTTCAGAAGTAA
- the oxlT gene encoding oxalate/formate MFS antiporter yields the protein MSEGTSILKSKWVQLALGVICMMSISSPQYVWALFTKPIMGQLGVTLTELQVTFSILIVLQTFFSPFQGYLVDKFGPRLLLSIGTILTGLSWVLSANLTTVSNLYITYGVLGGLGTGIVYIGVVGLMVRWFPNNRGFAVGMVAAGYGIGALLTTFPISNSLAESGLQGTLTFFGYLIGVVGLLAAQGIRVPHADRVQTAGQIEAAASGVAPKTMLKTPVFWLMFLMMSMMSTSGLMVISQMGAFAKDFGITSATVFGMAALPLALTIDRVTNGLTRPFFGWVSDKLGREYTMTIAFGLEAIAMFLWVMTRSDPLMFVLLSGIVFFGWGEIFSLFPSTLTDTFGQKHATTNYGFLYMAQGVGSIIGGPIAAYIHGVADSWIPVFAIMIALDATAAILAFFVLRPMRAKYMQARAA from the coding sequence ATGAGCGAAGGCACAAGCATCTTAAAGTCAAAGTGGGTTCAACTTGCTTTAGGCGTGATTTGTATGATGTCGATTTCAAGTCCACAGTATGTCTGGGCTTTATTTACAAAACCCATCATGGGTCAGTTGGGCGTAACGCTTACTGAGCTTCAAGTTACATTTTCCATTTTGATTGTTTTACAAACTTTCTTCTCTCCGTTTCAGGGGTATTTAGTTGATAAGTTTGGACCTCGTTTGTTATTGTCTATCGGTACGATATTGACGGGATTGAGTTGGGTGCTATCAGCTAACTTAACTACTGTTTCCAATCTTTACATTACCTATGGCGTGCTTGGTGGTCTCGGTACGGGCATTGTCTACATTGGTGTAGTTGGTTTGATGGTACGTTGGTTCCCCAATAATCGCGGCTTTGCAGTTGGTATGGTTGCAGCTGGATATGGAATTGGGGCATTGTTGACTACATTCCCAATCTCCAACAGTCTTGCTGAATCAGGCTTACAGGGTACCTTAACCTTCTTTGGTTATTTGATTGGCGTAGTGGGCTTATTGGCTGCTCAAGGAATTCGGGTGCCACATGCCGATCGTGTTCAGACTGCTGGCCAAATTGAAGCGGCAGCTTCTGGCGTGGCTCCCAAAACAATGTTGAAGACACCGGTTTTCTGGCTCATGTTTTTGATGATGTCTATGATGTCAACTTCAGGTTTGATGGTGATTTCACAAATGGGGGCATTCGCAAAAGATTTCGGCATTACTTCTGCAACCGTATTTGGTATGGCCGCACTACCATTAGCCCTTACTATTGACCGTGTCACTAACGGACTAACAAGACCATTTTTTGGCTGGGTTTCTGATAAGTTGGGCCGTGAATACACCATGACGATTGCATTTGGTCTAGAGGCTATTGCAATGTTCTTATGGGTAATGACTCGTTCGGATCCTTTGATGTTTGTATTGTTGTCTGGCATTGTGTTCTTTGGATGGGGCGAGATTTTCTCTTTATTCCCATCCACTTTGACTGATACTTTTGGTCAAAAGCATGCCACTACAAACTATGGATTTTTGTACATGGCGCAAGGTGTCGGCTCTATTATTGGCGGCCCAATTGCTGCTTATATACATGGTGTAGCGGATAGTTGGATCCCAGTATTTGCCATCATGATTGCCCTGGATGCAACGGCAGCAATATTGGCGTTCTTTGTATTGCGCCCTATGCGTGCCAAGTACATGCAGGCACGTGCTGCTTAA
- a CDS encoding Bug family tripartite tricarboxylate transporter substrate binding protein, with amino-acid sequence MKIKTFILLSAAFIELLFCGLAKAQANYPNRTIQTIMPLQAGSGVDILMRPIAQKMGESLGQAITIENIPGGAGLIGTVKVAQSPADGYVLGAFNDSILTMLPNLYKKIDYDPIQSFAPISEVAAITFVMVANPSFPGNTAADLVRIAKEKPGKIDYASGGNGSPQHIGMEIFRQYTSAPIVHIPYRGAAAAVTDVMAGQVPVMISALSVVLPHIRAGKLKVLGVASKTRSPLLPNVPTINESIKGYEFSTWGALLAPKGTSPVIIEKLNDALANTLKDPKLREQLIQQGFEFVPLGPDHLKEMIAQGLVKMKKVIKDGGIQPD; translated from the coding sequence ATGAAAATCAAGACTTTTATATTACTAAGCGCCGCTTTTATTGAATTACTTTTTTGCGGACTAGCAAAGGCACAAGCCAACTACCCTAACCGCACAATCCAAACAATCATGCCACTCCAAGCAGGTAGTGGCGTCGATATTCTGATGCGCCCAATTGCCCAGAAAATGGGTGAAAGCCTTGGACAAGCCATCACGATCGAAAATATACCTGGTGGTGCAGGACTCATTGGAACGGTAAAGGTAGCGCAGAGTCCTGCTGACGGCTATGTTTTGGGTGCTTTTAATGACAGCATCCTGACAATGCTGCCTAATCTCTATAAAAAAATTGATTACGATCCTATTCAGAGCTTCGCGCCTATTTCTGAAGTTGCAGCAATTACATTTGTCATGGTTGCTAACCCTTCTTTCCCTGGCAATACCGCAGCAGATCTTGTACGCATTGCCAAAGAAAAACCTGGAAAGATTGATTACGCATCTGGTGGTAATGGATCGCCACAACACATTGGCATGGAAATATTCCGTCAATACACTAGCGCTCCTATTGTGCACATCCCCTATCGCGGAGCGGCAGCGGCAGTGACCGATGTCATGGCTGGCCAAGTACCCGTAATGATTAGTGCTTTATCTGTAGTACTTCCACATATTCGTGCAGGCAAACTCAAAGTACTTGGCGTAGCCAGCAAGACTAGATCCCCTTTGCTGCCAAACGTTCCAACAATTAACGAAAGCATCAAGGGATATGAGTTTTCAACCTGGGGTGCTTTACTCGCACCAAAGGGAACATCGCCAGTCATTATTGAGAAGCTCAATGACGCATTAGCAAACACCTTGAAAGATCCCAAGCTACGTGAACAATTAATTCAGCAAGGCTTTGAATTTGTTCCGCTTGGTCCAGATCACTTAAAAGAAATGATTGCGCAAGGTTTGGTGAAGATGAAAAAAGTTATCAAAGATGGTGGCATTCAACCTGATTAA
- a CDS encoding proton-translocating transhydrogenase family protein: MDLAAFQSILTVQNITVFVLAIFVGYHVVWNVTPALHTPLMAVTNAISGIIIVGALLQTEVIGGDEITLTSVIGAVAVFLASINIFGGFMVTRRMLEMFKKKAPKANAADAAK; encoded by the coding sequence ATGGATCTCGCTGCTTTTCAAAGCATCCTCACAGTCCAAAACATCACCGTGTTTGTTTTGGCTATTTTTGTGGGCTACCACGTTGTTTGGAACGTTACTCCTGCGCTACATACCCCGTTGATGGCGGTTACCAATGCTATTTCTGGAATCATCATTGTTGGTGCACTCTTGCAAACCGAAGTGATTGGTGGCGATGAAATCACCCTCACCAGCGTTATTGGCGCAGTTGCGGTATTTCTAGCGTCGATCAACATTTTTGGCGGCTTCATGGTGACTCGTCGCATGCTTGAAATGTTCAAGAAAAAAGCGCCTAAAGCAAATGCAGCTGATGCAGCTAAATAA
- a CDS encoding NAD(P)(+) transhydrogenase (Re/Si-specific) subunit beta: MSNITAISYLISSVLFILALRGLSSPTTSRQGNTFGMIGMLLAVITTFFIPDFKPAVSLIAAAVVGGAIIGTLAAKRVQMTKMPELVALMHSFVGLSAVLIAIAAVFNTAHEHTGAQKIELFIGAFIGAITFTASVIAFGKLSGKVSGKPVSFTGQHLLNLILAISMVGAGIAYYMVDSHAAFMAMCAIALVLGITLIIPIGGADMPVVVSMLNSYSGWAAAGIGFTLNNPVLIIAGACVGSSGAILSYIMCKAMNRSILAVLLGGFGAEAAAGGADDGGPKNYKTGSPEDAAFLMENADTVIIVPGYGLAVARAQHALKELTEKLTHHGVTVKYAIHPVAGRMPGHMNVLLAEAEVPYDQVFEMEDINSDFGQADVVLVLGANDVVNPAARTPGSPIFGMPILEAFKAKTIIVNKRSMAAGYAGLDNELFYMDKTMMVFGDAKKVVEDMVKAVE, from the coding sequence ATGTCAAACATAACTGCAATTTCTTATCTCATTTCATCGGTATTGTTCATTCTCGCGTTGCGCGGTTTGTCCTCACCAACTACCTCACGCCAAGGCAATACCTTTGGAATGATTGGTATGTTGTTGGCTGTAATTACCACCTTCTTTATCCCTGACTTCAAGCCTGCCGTCTCACTCATTGCTGCAGCTGTTGTAGGCGGCGCCATCATTGGCACGCTTGCAGCGAAACGCGTGCAAATGACCAAAATGCCAGAGCTAGTGGCATTGATGCACTCATTTGTAGGCTTGTCCGCAGTGTTAATTGCGATTGCTGCGGTATTCAATACTGCGCACGAACACACTGGCGCACAAAAGATTGAGCTCTTTATTGGCGCATTTATTGGCGCGATTACTTTCACAGCCTCCGTAATTGCATTTGGCAAGCTTTCTGGAAAAGTAAGTGGTAAGCCAGTCAGCTTTACTGGCCAACATCTGCTCAACTTAATTCTTGCAATCTCTATGGTTGGAGCTGGTATTGCTTACTACATGGTAGATAGTCATGCAGCCTTTATGGCCATGTGTGCTATTGCATTAGTACTCGGCATCACCTTGATCATTCCCATTGGCGGCGCGGATATGCCTGTGGTGGTATCCATGCTGAACAGCTATTCTGGTTGGGCAGCAGCTGGTATTGGTTTCACCCTTAATAATCCAGTACTAATTATTGCTGGCGCATGTGTAGGCTCTTCAGGCGCGATTCTTTCTTACATCATGTGTAAGGCAATGAACCGCTCGATCCTTGCTGTATTGCTTGGCGGCTTTGGTGCTGAAGCAGCAGCTGGTGGCGCTGATGATGGTGGTCCAAAGAACTACAAAACAGGCTCACCTGAAGATGCAGCATTCCTGATGGAAAATGCTGACACAGTCATTATTGTTCCTGGTTATGGTCTTGCCGTTGCTCGCGCTCAGCATGCCTTAAAAGAGTTAACGGAAAAACTGACTCACCACGGTGTAACTGTTAAATACGCAATTCACCCAGTTGCTGGTCGTATGCCTGGACACATGAACGTACTATTGGCTGAAGCAGAAGTACCATACGATCAAGTGTTTGAAATGGAAGATATCAACAGTGATTTCGGTCAAGCAGATGTGGTTTTAGTACTTGGTGCTAACGACGTGGTGAACCCGGCAGCTCGCACTCCTGGAAGCCCAATCTTTGGCATGCCAATTTTGGAAGCATTTAAAGCTAAAACCATCATCGTTAATAAGCGCTCAATGGCAGCAGGTTATGCCGGCCTAGATAACGAGCTCTTCTACATGGATAAAACCATGATGGTCTTTGGTGATGCGAAGAAGGTCGTGGAGGATATGGTCAAGGCGGTTGAGTAA